The Pocillopora verrucosa isolate sample1 chromosome 2, ASM3666991v2, whole genome shotgun sequence genome has a segment encoding these proteins:
- the LOC131781030 gene encoding peroxidasin-like yields MRATSFLVGVFLIFGALEVRRTSCYMAATPESDLADTLVLPGCHRLNLRERCIMGAQSEYRTFDGTCNNLCNITNGAAGVPFVRVPGLEPPTAFAPGFKPRVESVIPGKLLQPSRKISTTVFGGTEDNVNGTNPNFTHVTMTWGQFIDHDVTLTPLVPGVECGSQTEPCQPMDGCINIPLVKPLANNSTLQCIPLRRALQDENGEQQNIITSYVDASMVYGSSLEAAEELRDPENPKLLAIMDPTKSETEQRCALLPRAGGEAFCRSPNTMDKPCFKAGDERVNENQALMAMHTLWVREHNRIARKLAEINPTCDDEEIYQLARKIVAAQIQHITYNEWLTVLFSAEVLEKANLTLVPPGEFFKGYDPSVDATIQNSFGAAVLRVGHTLIRSSFNLIANSKIRRSKRRLYRGSIATDFFTPQDLFLGIKYNFVDEILHGLTFDLAQLIDNNFVPEIREDLVIEGPMDGIKADLTAINIERGRDHGLPPYVKFRELCGAGEAKFFPDLLTTTTQVNINKLKQVYATVKDIDLFPGGLTEFPAEGSAIGFTYTCLLTGMFKILRNGDRFWYERSNSVGFTLPQLDEIRKTSLARVYCDNTASIIFIQPKVFLPQTNKFGDNPATDCDNLPMVDLEKFKKEPEESNAEVPAEVPV; encoded by the exons ATGAGGGCAACAAG cttcCTCGTGggtgtttttcttatttttggtGCCCTAGAAGTACGTCGCACGTCCTGTTACATGGCAGCAACTCCTGAGTCAGATCTTGCAGATACACTTGTTCTACCTGGCTGCCATCGCCTTAACCTAAGAGAACGTTGTATCATGGGAGCTCAATCTGAATATCGCACCTTTGACGGCACATGTAACAACCTTTGTAATATTACCAATGGAGCCGCCGGTGTGCCATTTGTACGTGTTCCGGGCCTAGAACCTCCCACTGCTTTTGCACCAGGCTTCAAACCCCGAGTGGAATCGGTCATCCCTGGCAAACTTCTCCAACCATCAAGGAAAATTAGTACAACTGTCTTCGGCGGCACAGAAGATAATGTGAACGGCACTAATCCAAATTTTACCCACGTGACAATGACTTGGGGGCAATTCATAGATCATGATGTTACCCTTACTCCGTTAGTTCCAGGTGTAGAATGTGGGTCGCAGACTGAACCATGTCAACCCATGGACGGTTGCATCAACATCCCTTTAGTTAAGCCACTTGCTAATAATAGTACCCTACAGTGTATACCCCTTAGGAGGGCCTTACAGGATGAAAATGGCGAGCAG CAAAACATCATAACTTCTTACGTGGACGCTTCAATGGTGTATGGTTCAAGCCTTGAAGCAGCAGAGGAACTGCGTGACCCAGAAAATCCGAAACTTTTGGCAATCATGGACCCCACAAAATCTGAAACAGAGCAGCGCTGTGCACTCCTTCCGCGAGCGGGGGGCGAAGCTTTCTGTAGATCTCCGAATACGATGGATAAACCTTGTTTCAAGGCTGGTGATGAGAGAGTCAATGAAAACCAGG CTCTCATGGCAATGCACACGCTATGGGTTCGTGAGCACAATCGTATTGCCAGAAAACTGGCGGAAATAAATCCAACATGTGATGATGAGGAAATTTATCAGTTGGCGAGGAAAATTGTGGCCGCTCAAATTCAGCACATCACCTACAACGAATGGCTTACAGTACTCTTCAGTGCCGAAGTT CTGGAAAAGGCAAACTTAACATTGGTGCCACCTGGCGAGTTTTTCAAGGGATATGATCCAAGCGTGGATGCAACAATTCAGAACAGCTTTGGTGCAGCAGTGTTGAGAGTCGGCCACACCTTGATTCGATCTTCATTCAACTTGATTGCGAATTCAAAGATCAGGAGAAGCAAGCGGCGCCTTTATCGCGGAAGTATTGCGACGGATTTTTTCACTCCACAGGACTTATTCCTTGGAATAAAATACAACTTCGTAGATGAAATCTTACACGGCCTCACTTTTGACTTAGCTCAGCTAATCGACAA CAACTTTGTTCCTGAAATTAGGGAGGATCTTGTTATTGAAGGACCTATGGACGGTATCAAGGCCGACCTTACTGCAATAAACATTGAGCGAGGCCGGGATCATGGCTTACCGCCCTACGTAAAATTCCGAGAACTTTGTGGAGCGGGGGAAGCGAAGTTCTTTCCTGATCTCTTGACCACAACAACCCAAGTAAACATCAATAAACTCAAACAAGTTTACGCAACTGTGAAAGACATCGATCTTTTCCCTGGCGGCCTAACCGAGTTCCCTGCTGAAGGAAGCGCAATAGGGTTCACCTACACCTGTCTTCTGACCGGGATGTTTAAAATACTTCGCAATGGCGATCGATTTTGGTACGAAAGAAGTAATTCTGTTGGGTTCACATTGCCTCAACTGGATGAGATACGTAAGACCTCACTGGCACGAGTGTATTGCGACAACACCGCTTCCATAATCTTCATTCAGCCAAAAGTCTTCCTTCCGCAAACGAACAAATTTGGAGATAATCCGGCAACAGATTGCGACAACCTGCCCATGGTAgacttggaaaaatttaaaaaggagCCTGAAGAATCTAATG CTGAAGTACCTGCAGAAGTACCTGTCTGA
- the LOC131781037 gene encoding peroxidasin homolog pxn-2, which produces MAVFILNGFVLILIMSLTSSYVIDDLYPDETETLEDMKSELLELNEMNYMDPNMDIGNNLDMRQVEDIVVQKVAPEIKAAFEAQNYSCWMEALKKVPYRLILEKKKDQQHALRKFFQALQHGKKSTVDALTWLKAKQSEACSACALAKLCKDPVIWNRLALPASLTSKRKVKQCKLKILTLAHAFNYTEGERIRCDKNSRFREINGTCNNLDNPRFGSILTPFRRLVPPAYGDGISTLRRALSGDELPNARNVSRFVHGSNAARTNPDSPRLTHLTMSWGQFMDHDFTLAETQSINCESSNSNIECINIEVPSDDATFRDRGVTFFQLERDAPHMPNTMCKLTPREHRNTLTAYIDASNVYGSTEEEENNLRASNGLLRILEPRHGCPMKSLLPAQLPDQFCVSKDPNRPCFVAGDERVNENPALISVHTIITREHNRIATYFGEMTPWDGEQIYQETRKIIGAVLQFITYNEFLPLILSPKTIKRNNLKLLKGTKFFNGYDPRINAQMSASFSVAAFRFGHSLVQEEFMRFTQDGFQHHCNKAEFSPIPVLDFGNPTYLYDKCNGGVDSIFRGLLKSPAAKMDGRFSSSVQENLFRGEGDLSDLISINIQRGRSRGVASYTTYRNRPECQISAKVKTFDDLRRAGFDPNDINKLRSQYQSVHDIDLFTGGVLEPVDSDGGVLGPTFQCIIAEQFKRLRVGDRFWHENAPNSALHTDKTAFTSCQLQEIRRVNLAKIICNNAEDIPAVTRKALEQSRIFVSCDKLPDMNLNVFRPGFKCPTQRLMADSSKRDTDWYGVPSTETFDETF; this is translated from the exons ATGGCCGTTTTTATCCTTAATGGTTTTGTTCTCATCTTGATCATGAGTCTGACGTCATCTTACGTCATCGACGACCTCTACCCGGACGAAACTGAAACTCTAGAAGACATGAAAAGCGAACTTCTAGAGTTAAATGAAATGAACTATATGGATCCCAACATGGACATTGGTAACAATCTGGACATGAGACAGGTTGAGGACATTGTTGTCCAAAAGGTTGCACCTGAGATCAAAGCTGCATTCGAAGCTCAGAACTACTCGTGTTGGATGGAAGCCCTAAAGAAGGTACCTTACAGACtaatattggaaaaaaagaaagaccaGCAACACGCTCTTCGAAAATTCTTCCAGGCATTGcaacatggaaaaaaatcaacGGTAGACGCTCTAACGTGGTTGAAGGCCAAACAGAGCGAAGCTTGCAGCGCTTGCGCGCTGGCGAAACTCTGTAAGGATCCGGTGATTTGGAATCGTTTGGCCTTACCTGCGTCTTTGACAAG TAAAAGGAAAGTCAAGCAATGCAAATTAAAGATACTGACCTTGGCGCACGCGTTCAACTACACAGAAGGAGAGAGAATAAGGTGTGACAAGAATTCCCGGTTCAGGGAAATCAATGGAACCTGCAATAACCTGGATAATCCCCGTTTTGGATCAATCCTTACTCCATTCAGACGTCTGGTGCCACCTGCATATGGAGATGGGATTTCGACACTTCGCAGAGCTCTCAGTGGAGACGAATTGCCAAACGCAAGGAACGTTAGTCGTTTTGTTCACGGCAGTAATGCAGCCCGCACAAATCCTGATTCCCCAAGACTGACTCACCTGACTATGAGCTGGGGGCAGTTCATGGATCACGATTTTACGCTAGCAGAGACACAAAGCATAAACTGTGAGTCGAGCAACTCAAACATAGAATGCATCAACATTGAAGTTCCCTCTGATGATGCTACCTTCCGAGACAGAGGCGTTACCTTCTTTCAGCTGGAAAGAGATGCACCTCATATGCCGAACACCATGTGCAAACTGACTCCGCGAGAGCACCGCAACACGCTAACAGCGTACATCGATGCATCTAACGTGTACGGTTCGACTGAGGAGGAGGAAAATAACTTACGAGCCTCGAATGGCTTACTGAGGATTCTGGAACCCCGTCACGGTTGCCCTATGAAGAGTTTGTTGCCTGCACAGCTGCCTGATCAGTTTTGTGTTTCGAAAGATCCAAATAGACCTTGCTTTGTAGCGGGAGACGAGCGCGTTAACGAAAACCCAG CTCTCATTTCCGTTCATACCATCATTACTAGGGAGCACAATCGAATCGCGACGTATTTTGGTGAGATGACACCATGGGATGGCGAGCAAATATACcaagaaacaaggaaaattattgGAGCAGTGCTACAATTTATAACATACAACGAGTTCCTGCCACTAATTCTGAGCCCTAAAACG atcaaaagaaataacctcaaGTTGTTGAAAGGAACCAAGTTCTTCAACGGTTACGACCCACGTATCAATGCTCAAATGTCTGCATCATTCTCTGTGGCTGCATTCCGGTTTGGTCACAGTTTGGTTCAAGAGGAGTTCATGCGTTTCACCCAAGATGGCTTTCAACACCACTGTAACAAAGCGGAATTTTCGCCAATCCCAGTACTGGACTTCGGCAACCCGACATACTTATATGACAAGTGTAATGGGGGTGTTGATTCCATCTTTAGAGGTTTGCTTAAAAGTCCCGCTGCAAAAATGGACGG GCGATTTTCAAGTTCCGTGCAAGAAAATCTGTTTCGAGGTGAGGGTGACTTGTCTGATCTTATATCCATAAACATCCAAAGAGGACGTAGTCGTGGCGTTGCTTCATACACGACATATCGCAACCGCCCAGAGTGCCAAATTAGTGCAAAGGTGAAAACGTTTGATGATCTGAGAAGAGCTGGCTTTGATCCAAACGACATAAACAAGCTGAGATCCCAGTACCAATCGGTTCATGATATCGATCTTTTCACTGGAG GAGTGCTCGAACCTGTGGATTCAGACGGAGGAGTTCTCGGGCCGACCTTCCAATGTATAATAGCCGAACAATTTAAACGCCTCCGGGTAGGTGATCGTTTCTGGCATGAAAACGCTCCAAACTCTGCCTTGCACACCGACAAAACAGCTTTCACGTCTTGTCAACTTCAAGAGATAAGGAGGGTTAATCTTGCAAAGATAATCTGTAACAATGCTGAAGACATCCCCGCTGTTACAAGGAAGGCATTGGAACAATCAAGGATATTTGTCAGTTGCGATAAGCTACCTGACATGAACCTCAATGTGTTTAGACCAGGCTTCAAATGTCCGACTCAACG TTTGATGGCTGACTCCTCTAAGAGAGACACCGACTGGTATGGAGTTCCATCCACAGAAACATTTGACGAAACTTTTTAA